The Mycolicibacterium aichiense region ACCGAAACCCGCGAGGTCACCATCGAGGCGACGCCCGAGGAGATCCTCGCCGTGCTGTTCGACCTGGAGTCGCTGCCGACGTGGTCGCAGGCGCACCAGAAGGTCGAGGTGCTCGAGCGAGATGCCGAGGGTCACCCGAGCAAGTCGCGCCAGACGGTCAAGGTCGTCGGCATCAACGATGAGCAGGTGCTGGATTACATCGTGCATCCCGACGGGGTCAGCTGGACCCTGGCCAGCTCCAAACAGCAACGCGCACAAGAAGGTCGATACACACTGACCCCCGAGGGCGATTCGACGCGGGTCCGGTTCGAGCTGACCGTCGACCCCCTGGTTCCGCTGCCCGGCTTCGTGATCAAGCGCGGCGCCAAAGGTTTGATGCAGACCGCGACCGACGGGCTGCGCAAGCAGGTTCTGCAATCCAAGAAGGGTGGCTGAGCTACCTTTCAGTCGTGACGAATACCGGACCCCTGGCCGGGGTGAGAGTGATCGAACTCGGCGGGATAGGCCCGGGCCCGCACGCCGGCATGATTCTGGCCGATTTGGGTGCGGACGTGGTCAGAGTGCGACGCCCGGGCGGACTGACGATGCCCGCCGAGAACGTC contains the following coding sequences:
- a CDS encoding SRPBCC family protein, which encodes MAVTETREVTIEATPEEILAVLFDLESLPTWSQAHQKVEVLERDAEGHPSKSRQTVKVVGINDEQVLDYIVHPDGVSWTLASSKQQRAQEGRYTLTPEGDSTRVRFELTVDPLVPLPGFVIKRGAKGLMQTATDGLRKQVLQSKKGG